From the Amblyraja radiata isolate CabotCenter1 chromosome 14, sAmbRad1.1.pri, whole genome shotgun sequence genome, one window contains:
- the cldn14 gene encoding claudin-14, with translation MANMAIQIIGFSFGLLSLFGTLIATVLPHWRRTAHVGVDIITAMEFMKGLWMECVWQSTGIYQCQVHRSQLALPTDLQAARALMVISCLLSTLATCISVVGMKCTVCCRETSSKHHIAISGGACYVLAGIVCLIPVSWSTSDLIRDFYNPVLTTGTKYEMGEALYIGFVSTGMALVGGTLLCLPCPQQGNGRPDQPQASFTQTTPQHGPPSVCKGNYSTSQTSASLSDYRLNDYV, from the coding sequence ATGGCCAACATGGCAATTCAGATCATTGGGTTCTCTTTTGGTCTCCTCAGTCTCTTCGGAACATTGATTGCCACCGTTTTACCGCACTGGCGTAGGACGGCGCACGTGGGCGTGGATATTATCACCGCCATGGAGTTCATGAAAGGACTTTGGATGGAATGCGTCTGGCAAAGTACGGGCATCTACCAGTGCCAGGTCCACCGATCGCAGCTGGCACTGCCCACAGACCTCCAGGCCGCTCGTGCCCTGATGGTGATCTCCTGCTTGCTTTCCACGCTGGCCACTTGCATTTCCGTGGTGGGTATGAAGTGCACGGTGTGCTGCAGGGAAACCTCATCCAAACATCACATCGCCATCTCAGGAGGAGCCTGTTACGTTCTGGCCGGCATCGTGTGTCTCATTCCAGTGTCCTGGTCAACTAGTGACCTTATCCGTGATTTCTACAACCCAGTCTTAACAACCGGCACCAAATACGAAATGGGGGAGGCTCTGTACATTGGCTTTGTATCGACAGGCATGGCTCTCGTTGGTGGGACTCTCCTGTGTCTTCCATGCCCTCAGCAAGGCAATGGCAGACCCGACCAACCCCAAGCCTCATTCACGCAGACTACACCTCAGCATGGTCCGCCTTCCGTTTGTAAAGGCAACTATTCCACATCACAGACGTCTGCCTCACTTAGCGATTATCGTTTAAATGACTATGTCTGA